In a single window of the Poecile atricapillus isolate bPoeAtr1 chromosome 27, bPoeAtr1.hap1, whole genome shotgun sequence genome:
- the SNX11 gene encoding sorting nexin-11, whose amino-acid sequence MLENREEELTTVRVQDPRVQNEGSWNSYVDYKIFLHTNSKAFTAKTSCVRRRYREFVWLRRQLQRNAGLVPVPELPGKSAFFLGSADEFIERRRLGLQRFLERVLQSAVLLSDSRLHLFLQSQLPPAAIEACVQGRAPLSVTQAIVCHARGQRGDSAGLAWGQRGDSAGLAWGQRGDSAAMPGASWAGLGSAQGCPGSFSDWSDFGMDEARPESPECPAGHGVTPLESPECPAGHGVTPLESPECPAGHGVTPLESPECPAGHGVTPLESPECPAGHGVTPLESPECPAGHGVTPLESPEESQDVRPDAE is encoded by the exons ATGTTGGAGAACCGAGAGGAA GAGCTGACCACAGTGCGGGTGCAGGATCCCCGCGTGCAGAACGAGGGCTCCTGGAATTCCTACGTGGATTACAAGATCTTCCTGCAC ACCAACAGCAAGGCCTTCACTGCCAAGACCTCGTGTGTGCGGCGCCGCTACCGGGAATTCGTGTGGCTGAGGAGGCAGCTCCAGAGGAACGCCGGATTGGT GCCGGTCCCGGAGCTGCCGGGAAAATCCGCGTTTTTCCTGGGAAGCGCCGATGAATTCATCGAGAGGCGGCGGCTGGGCCTGCAGCGCTTCCTGGAGAG ggtgctgcagAGCGCCGTGCTGCTCTCCGACAGCCGCCTGCACCTGTTCCTGCAGAGCCAGCTGCCCCCGGCCGCCATCGAGGCCTGCGTGCAGGGCCGGGCGCCGCTCTCGGTGACACAGGCCATCGTGTGCCACgcgcggggacagcgcggggacagcgcggggctggcctggggacagcgcggggacagcgcggggctggcctggggacagcgcggggacagcGCGGCCATGCCCGGAGCCAG ctgggccgggctgggaAGCGCCcagggctgcccggggagcttTTCCGACTGGAGTGACTTCGGCATGGACGAGGCGCGGCCGGAGAGCCCCGAGTGTCCGGCCGGACACGGAGTGACCCCTCTGGAGAGCCCGGAGTGTCCAGCTGGACACGGAGTGACCCCTCTGGAGAGCCCCGAGTGTCCGGCCGGACACGGAGTGACCCCTCTGGAGAGCCCGGAGTGTCCGGCTGGACACGGAGTGACCCCTCTGGAGAGCCCGGAGTGTCCGGCCGGACACGGAGTGACCCCTCTGGAGAGCCCGGAGTGTCCGGCTGGACACGGAGTGACCCCTCTGGAGAGCCCCGAGGAGTCCCAGGATGTCCGGCCGGACGCGGAATGA